A single window of Nicotiana sylvestris chromosome 3, ASM39365v2, whole genome shotgun sequence DNA harbors:
- the LOC104221478 gene encoding uncharacterized protein has translation MVEIRGMLQQLIGTNNKVQEKLAVHDSAIKNIKTQLGQLSMALNNRPQGTLPADTNINPKDQNPNQLMAVSLWNGKDLDREQEIAQASKDTTPATPVQLEVEEPTELTEVVVEQSQEEKGKEKMNEQVAVQVAPLVPENSNREKLASNAQRMIPAPFPQRLVKQKKADQYKKFMEMLRQIQLNIPLMDALKEMPGYVKMMKDLMSRKFDFQDLSTVTLTQTCSAVVAKLMAQKMSDLGSFTIPCTIGSYAFTKALCDLAASINLMSLAVYTKLGIGRARPTSMLLQLADRTVKRPTSILDDVLVQVGKFVFPAYFVILDCQVDGKIPLILGRIFLATGRVLIDCETGELKMRLNDEEVIFNVQQSMRRPIECANCSLVEAVDVILQEDDRTLIVKDPLEACLMNLEEMDGEGLAEWVMALEGRGFWSREPQFESLELEKRATPPVKPSIEEPPKLELKPLPDHLRYMFLGPDSTLHVIISSSLLDVQVERLVQVLQENKTAIGWTMADIKGISPAFCMHKILLEEGHKHSREHQRRLNQNMKEVVKKEVIKWLDAGIIFPIFDSNWVSPVQYVPKKRGMTVVKNENNELISTRTVTGWRICMDYRKLNTATRKDHFPLPFIDQILDKLAGRSHFCFLDGYSGYNQISIAPEDKEKTSFTCLYGVFAFRRMPFGRCNAPATF, from the coding sequence ATGGTGGAAATCAGGGGTATGCTTCAGCAACTCATTGGGACAAATAATAAAGTGCAAGAAAAATTGGCAGTGCATGATTCAGCCATAAAGAATATTAAAACGCAGCTGGGTCAGCTGTCCATGGCTTTGAACAACCGTCCTCAGGGAACTTTGCCTGCAGACACAAACATAAACCCCAAGGACCAAAACCCGAATCAGCTGATGGCAGTAAGTCTCTGGAATGGGAAAGATTTAGACAGAGAGCAGGAAATTGCACAAGCTAGCAAGGATACTACACCAGCCACTCCAGTTCAATTAGAGGTAGAGGAACCAACAGAACTTACTGAAGTGGTGGTTGAGCAGAGTCAGGAAgaaaaaggcaaagaaaagatGAATGAGCAAGTTGCAGTAcaagtggcacctcttgtgccagaaaaTTCTAACAGAGAGAAGCTAGCAAGCAATGCACAAAGGATGATACCTGCACCCTTCCCTCAGAGACTGGTCAAACAAAAGAAGGCAGACCAATATAAGAAGTTCATGGAGATGTTGCGtcaaattcagttgaatattccCTTGATGGATGCcttgaaggagatgcctggttatgTTAAGATGATGAAAGATCTAATGTCACGgaagtttgattttcaggatcTATCCACGGTAACTTTGACACAGACCTGCAGCGCAGTGGTGGCAAAACTGATGGCTCAAAAGATGTCGGATCTAGGTAGCTTCACTAttccatgcacaattggaagtTATGCCTTTACAAAGGCGTTGTGTGATTTGGCAGCCAGCATAAATCTGATGTCGTTGGCTGTGTACACCAAACTGGGCATTGGTAGAGCTAGGCCAACCTCGATGCTACTACAGCTGGCTGACCGCACAGTGAAGAGGCCCACTAGtattcttgatgatgtgttggtgcaagtgGGGAAATTCGTGTTCCCTGCATACTTTGTTATCTTGGATTGTCAGGTGGATGGGAAGATACCCCTTATTTTAGGGAGAATATTTTTAGCCACAGGGAGAGTACTGATCGATTGTGAAactggggaattaaaaatgagattgaacgatgaagaagtcatattcaatGTTCAGCAATCTATGAGGAGACCCATTGAATGTGCTAATTGCTCTCTAGTGGAAGCAGTGGATGTAATCCTGCAAGAAGATGATAGGACCCTAATTGTAaaagatccattggaggcatgtctgatgaatttagaagaaatggatggtgaaGGGTTAGCTGAATGGGTCATGGCACTGGAAGGCCGAGGATTTTGGTCAAGGGAACCTCAGTTCGAGTCCCTTGAGCTAGAAAAAAGGGCCACCCCTCCAGTAAAACCATCAATAGAGGAACCACCCAAGTTGGAACTGAAGCCACTCCCAGATCACCTCAGGTATATGTTCTTAGGCCCTGATTCGACCTTGCATGTTATCATATCATCCAGTTTgctagatgtgcaggtagaacgGCTCGTACAGGTACTGCAGGAAAACAAGACTGCCATTGGCTGGACCATGGCAGATATAAAGGGTATCAGCCCAGCcttctgtatgcataagattctcctggaagagggacacaaacaTTCTAGGGAACACCAGCGAAGGCTGAACCAAAACATGAAAGAGGTTGTAAAGAAAGAAGTaatcaaatggttagatgcgggaatcatcttccccatctTTGATAGTAATTGGGTCAGCCCTGTCCAATATGTGCCCAAAAAGAGAGGGATGACTGTTGTAAAAAAtgagaacaatgagttgatctcaactcgTACAGTCACAGGGTGGCGTATCTGTATGGATTACAGGAAACTGAACACAGCCACCCGGAAGGACCATTTCCCCTTACCTTTCATTGACCAAATATTGGACAAGCTGGCTGGGCGATCGCActtctgtttcttggatggatattcagggtacaatcagatatcAATAGCCCCCGAAGATAAAGAGAAAACGTCCTTTACCTGTCTGTATGGCGTCTTTgcctttcggagaatgccttttgggcGTTGCAATGCACCCGCGACTTTTTAA
- the LOC104220483 gene encoding protein WHAT'S THIS FACTOR 9, mitochondrial — protein MNLIQKSLFSILKSIATQQFASHSHNLQQHRTIVKVRLKWVKNRGLDHIIDVQTDLKAACLLKEAIVRSPVGYLTAKSLADSQKILGLTVPTLRFIRRYPTLFEEFPHPKYPSLPCFKLTHIAKILHDQELKLLHDNPTDLVQRLSKVLMMTTNRMVALQSLHPLKWDLGLPDDFDKNLIKKFPDHFRIVKGTNGLACLKLVQWPEEYGVSELQKMNEKSTIDDDSPPGYREFKRGKAALEFPMSFPRGYGAQKKVKAWMDEFQKLPYISPYEDSRGIDPDSDLMEKRIVGVLHEFLSLTLYKKTKRNYLRSLREELNLPHRFTRIFTRYPGIFYLSLKCKTTTVALREGYRRGRLVNPRPLTRHRDKFHHVMRTGLIYRSKGIDILPQLDNVVDEEDTGEEESDEEEIEMNDECYADGSSDADTGGDEG, from the exons ATGAATTTGATACAGAAATCTCTTTTCTCAATCCTAAAATCCATAGCCACCCAACAGTTTGCATCCCATAGTCACAACCTTCAGCAACACAGAACCATAGTAAAAGTCCGTTTAAAATGGGTGAAAAACAGAGGTTTGGACCACATAATCGATGTTCAAACGGATCTTAAAGCAGCTTGTTTATTAAAAGAAGCTATTGTGCGTTCACCAGTTGGTTATCTAACTGCTAAGTCACTTGCTGACTCACAAAAGATTCTTGGACTTACAGTTCCTACACTTAGGTTTATTAGAAGATATCCAACTCTTTTTGAAGAGTTTCCTCACCCAAAGTACCCTTCTTTGCCTTGTTTTAAACTTACCCATATTGCTAAAATTCTTCATGATCAAGAACTGAAGCTCTTACATGATAACCCGACTGATTTGGTTCAAAGGCTTTCCAAAGTTCTTATGATGACAACTAACAGAATG GTTGCGCTGCAGTCGTTACATCCTTTGAAATGGGATTTAGGATTGCCCGATGATTTTGATAAGAATTTAATTAAGAAATTTCCTGATCATTTTAGGATAGTTAAGGGAACGAATGGATTGGCTTGCTTAAAACTTGTTCAATGGCCAGAAGAATATGGTGTCTCCGAGTTACAAAAGATGAATGAGAAGAGCACAATAGACGATGACAGCCCTCCTGGGTATAGAGAATTTAAAAGGGGCAAAGCTGCATTAGAATTCCCAATGAGTTTCCCAAGGGGATACGGGGCACAGAAGAAGGTCAAAGCGTGGATGGATGAGTTTCAGAAGCTGCCTTACATCTCACCTTATgaggattcaaggggaatcgacCCCGATAGTGATCTTATGGAAAAGAGAATAGTTGGGGTTTTACATGAGTTTCTAAGCTTGACACTAtacaagaaaacaaagagaaattACTTGAGGAGCTTGAGAGAGGAACTAAATCTTCCACATAGATTTACTCGAATATTTACAAGGTATCCAGGAATATTCTACCTCTCATTGAAGTGCAAGACAACGACTGTGGCGTTGAGAGAGGGGTACCGTCGTGGAAGACTTGTAAATCCGCGTCCTCTGACTCGCCACAGAGATAAGTTTCATCATGTTATGAGGACAGGGTTAATTTATCGAAGCAAAGGAATAGACATTTTGCCGCAGCTGGACAATGTAGTTGATGAAGAGGATACAGGAGAAGAAGAGAGTGATGAAGAAGAGATCGAAATGAATGATGAATGCTACGCAGATGGATCTTCAGATGCAGACACAGGTGGTGATGAAGGCTAG